Proteins from a single region of Phyllopteryx taeniolatus isolate TA_2022b chromosome 10, UOR_Ptae_1.2, whole genome shotgun sequence:
- the ran gene encoding GTP-binding nuclear protein Ran — translation MSLDGTAVAVFKLVLVGDGGTGKTTFVKRHLTGEFEKKYVATLGVEVHPLVFHTNRGAIRFNVWDTAGQEKFGGLRDGYYIQAQCAIIMFDVTSRVTYKNVPNWHRDLVRVCENIPIVLCGNKVDIKDRKVKAKSIVFHRKKNLQYYDISAKSNYNFEKPFLWLAKKLTGDPNMEFVEMPALAPPEVAMDPAMAAKYEEELQAASNTALPEEEDDL, via the exons ATGTCTCTTGATGGTACTGCAGTGGCTGTTTTTAAG CTTGTGCTAGTGGGTGATGGAGGCACCGGTAAAACAACGTTTGTGAAGAGACATCTCACAGGAGagtttgaaaagaaatatgTTG CTACTCTGGGAGTGGAGGTGCACCCGCTGGTTTTTCACACCAATAGAGGAGCCATCAGGTTTAATGTGTGGGACACAGCTGGTCAGGAGAAGTTTGGAGGGCTGAGAGATGGCTACTACATTCAAG CCCAGtgtgccatcattatgtttgaCGTCACCTCGCGAGTCACCTACAAGAATGTGCCCAACTGGCATCGCGACCTGGTGCGCGTGTGCGAAAACATTCCCATCGTGCTCTGTGGTAACAAGGTCGACATCAAAGATAGgaaagtcaaagccaaaagcatTGTCTTTCACCGCAAGAAGAACCTTCAG TATTATGACATTTCTGCCAAGAGCAACTACAACTTTGAGAAGCCTTTCCTGTGGCTAGCAAAGAAATTAACTGGGGATCCTAACATGGAGTTTGTGGAAATGCCTGCTCTCGCTCCCCCAGAAGTTGCGATGGACCCAGCCATGGCTGCCAAGTATGAGGAGGAGCTTCAA GCTGCGTCAAATACAGCACTcccagaggaagaagatgacCTCTAA